Proteins co-encoded in one Prunus persica cultivar Lovell chromosome G6, Prunus_persica_NCBIv2, whole genome shotgun sequence genomic window:
- the LOC18772081 gene encoding transcription factor MYB80, whose amino-acid sequence MGRSPCCDESGLKKGPWTPEEDQKLMNYIQKNGHGSWRALPKLAGLNRCGKSCRLRWTNYLRPDIKRGKFSQEEEQTILNLHSILGNKWSAIASHLPGRTDNEIKNFWNTHLKKKLIQMGFDPMTHRPRTDIFSSLPHLLALVNLKELLDHGGHTSWDEQAVRLQAEAAQMARLQYLQCLLQPPPANNSFGAGSPSNLNDITDMETINLLSSLCSYQLDQNPPQYPGANFEPVQDHNSIPFSHLPDLQTYQTPSLNNNKDMVNQAEDQFAVVLSQGQNSPNNPWNIPSSSNTTPSPTSMAPPVAETSISNTMGDACSTSSFGGVANSAWSELLLEDSFFNEIA is encoded by the exons ATGGGAAGGTCTCCTTGTTGTGATGAGAGTGGCCTCAAGAAAGGTCCCTGGACCCCTGAAGAAGATCAAAAGCTCATGAATTACATTCAGAAAAATGGCCATGGAAGCTGGAGAGCCCTTCCAAAACTTGCAG GCTTAAACAGATGCGGCAAGAGTTGCAGGTTACGATGGACAAACTACCTTAGGCCAGATATAAAGAGAGGGAAGTTTtctcaagaagaagaacaaacaaTTCTGAACCTCCATTCCATCCTTGGCAACAA ATGGTCAGCAATTGCAAGTCACCTACCCGGTCGGACggataatgaaataaaaaatttctggaaCACccatttgaagaagaagctgatTCAGATGGGTTTTGATCCGATGACTCACCGGCCTCGGACCGATATCTTCTCTAGCTTGCCTCATCTTCTAGCTCTTGTCAATTTGAAAGAGCTCCTGGACCATGGAGGGCACACATCTTGGGATGAACAAGCTGTGAGACTACAAGCAGAAGCAGCTCAAATGGCTAGGCTCCAATACCTACAATGTCTCCTCCAACCTCCTCCTGCTAATAATTCCTTTGGAGCTGGTAGCCCAAGCAACCTAAATGATATCACTGACATGGAGACCATCAATCTTTTGAGCTCTCTCTGTTCATATCAGTTGgatcaaaacccaccacaatATCCTGGAGCTAATTTCGAACCAGTCCAAGATCATAATTCAATCCCTTTCTCTCATTTGCCTGACTTACAAACCTATCAAACACCTTCACTGAACAACAACAAGGACATGGTTAACCAAGCTGAAGATCAATTTGCTGTAGTTTTGAGCCAAGGGCAAAACTCTCCCAACAATCCATGGAacattccttcttcttcaaacaCCACTCCATCTCCTACTTCTATGGCTCCTCCGGTGGCAGAGACTTCGATAAGCAACACCATGGGAGATGCTTGCAGTACTTCAAGCTTTGGAGGAGTGGCTAATTCGGCTTGGTCTGAGCTTCTTCTTGAGGACTCTTTTTTCAATGAGattgcttaa